A genomic region of Longimicrobiales bacterium contains the following coding sequences:
- a CDS encoding DUF937 domain-containing protein, which produces MNILDSIVSARDGAAVQQLGAQFGLRPEQVSAAMGALMPALAAGLKRNITTNEAALESALADGHHETYIDQPEVLGAPATTADGNAILGHIFGSKDVSRKVAAGAADRTGIDPAVLKQMLPLLASLAMGALAKQKKGATRGGAGAAQSGGLAGMLEPLLDRDGDGSIVDEIGGMLGGLINRKR; this is translated from the coding sequence ATGAACATCCTCGACTCGATCGTCAGCGCCCGCGACGGCGCGGCAGTCCAGCAGCTCGGCGCGCAGTTCGGCCTGCGGCCCGAACAGGTCAGCGCGGCCATGGGCGCACTCATGCCAGCACTCGCGGCCGGCCTCAAACGAAACATCACCACGAACGAAGCAGCGCTCGAGTCCGCCCTCGCCGACGGCCATCACGAGACCTACATCGATCAGCCCGAGGTACTCGGGGCACCCGCCACCACCGCCGATGGAAACGCCATCCTCGGCCACATCTTCGGCTCCAAGGACGTCAGCCGGAAGGTCGCGGCCGGTGCGGCCGATCGGACGGGAATAGACCCGGCCGTACTCAAGCAGATGCTCCCCCTCCTCGCCTCACTCGCCATGGGTGCACTGGCAAAGCAGAAGAAAGGCGCGACACGGGGCGGTGCAGGCGCTGCGCAGTCCGGTGGACTCGCCGGCATGCTGGAGCCGCTCCTCGACCGCGATGGCGACGGGTCCATCGTCGATGAGATCGGCGGAATGCTGGGCGGGTTAATAAACCGGAAACGCTGA
- a CDS encoding slipin family protein has product MTSFLPTRRAERSITGIAGGSSPDDTRFPVPAIGAGVIGGGALAGGLLLAGVIAPAAAIAGAVAGLLLGSSLKFTDQWEKAVVLRLGRYQGLRGPGFFAVIPVIDRVGYHIDQRIRTTAFGAESCLTKDTVPVDVDAIAFWVVYDAERAALEVQDYGQAVMLAAQTALRDAIGKHDLAELIQSRKELGRGLQEALDRKMHDWGIQVQSVEIRDVVIPKALEEAMSRQAQAERERQARIILGTAETEIASKFVEAAELYAENPVALNLRAMNMLYESIVKRGSLMVVPSGLADSLNLPGIMGMAGAAGVKPPGAEAVVSEPVVREEEERPPLSR; this is encoded by the coding sequence ATGACCAGTTTCCTGCCGACCCGCCGCGCCGAGCGGAGCATCACAGGCATCGCCGGGGGCAGCTCGCCCGACGACACGCGCTTTCCGGTGCCCGCCATCGGCGCGGGTGTGATCGGTGGCGGTGCGCTCGCCGGCGGTCTGCTGCTGGCGGGCGTGATCGCTCCGGCCGCAGCGATCGCGGGTGCTGTCGCGGGGCTGCTGCTCGGGTCGTCGCTCAAGTTCACCGACCAGTGGGAGAAGGCGGTCGTGCTGCGACTGGGTCGCTACCAGGGTCTGCGCGGGCCGGGCTTCTTCGCAGTGATCCCTGTCATCGACCGGGTCGGCTACCACATCGACCAGCGCATTCGTACCACCGCGTTCGGCGCAGAGTCGTGCCTGACGAAGGACACGGTGCCCGTCGACGTCGATGCCATCGCGTTCTGGGTCGTCTACGATGCGGAGCGCGCCGCTCTCGAGGTGCAGGACTACGGACAGGCCGTGATGCTCGCCGCGCAGACTGCGCTCCGCGATGCCATCGGCAAGCATGACCTCGCCGAGCTGATCCAGTCACGCAAGGAGCTCGGCCGCGGCCTCCAGGAAGCACTCGACCGGAAGATGCACGACTGGGGCATTCAGGTGCAGTCGGTCGAGATCCGCGATGTAGTGATACCGAAAGCCCTCGAGGAAGCGATGTCGCGACAGGCGCAGGCCGAACGTGAGCGACAGGCGCGCATCATTCTCGGCACCGCCGAAACCGAGATCGCGTCGAAGTTCGTCGAGGCCGCCGAGCTCTACGCGGAGAACCCCGTCGCCCTGAACCTCCGCGCGATGAACATGCTGTACGAAAGCATCGTGAAGCGCGGCTCGCTCATGGTCGTGCCGTCGGGGCTCGCCGACTCGTTGAACCTGCCGGGGATCATGGGAATGGCCGGTGCCGCAGGCGTGAAGCCGCCTGGAGCGGAGGCGGTCGTGAGTGAACCGGTCGTACGGGAGGAAGAGGAGCGTCCGCCCCTCTCACGGTAA
- a CDS encoding GntR family transcriptional regulator translates to MDANELLRRLAVRLREGSAEPVAHLIVEELWLAVVDGSLESGERLPTPRQLAIGLNVSPRSIERAYTELERRGVTVSRAGAGTFVSLSPASESDRARHQQFAALCRATVENAAALGFSLEDLIDAFAEFRSADRDDHSMEPPS, encoded by the coding sequence ATGGATGCCAACGAACTGCTGCGACGGCTGGCCGTGCGGCTGCGCGAGGGCAGCGCCGAGCCGGTGGCTCATCTTATCGTAGAGGAGCTGTGGCTGGCGGTGGTCGACGGCAGCCTGGAGAGCGGCGAGCGTCTGCCCACACCGCGCCAGCTGGCAATCGGCCTGAATGTCAGCCCGCGCAGCATCGAGCGCGCATACACCGAGCTGGAGCGGCGCGGCGTGACGGTGTCGCGCGCGGGTGCGGGTACATTCGTCAGCCTGTCCCCCGCCTCCGAATCGGACCGGGCCCGCCATCAGCAGTTCGCCGCCCTCTGCCGGGCGACCGTGGAAAACGCAGCCGCGCTCGGCTTCTCGCTCGAGGATCTGATCGACGCGTTCGCCGAGTTCCGCAGTGCCGACCGTGATGACCATTCAATGGAGCCGCCCTCATGA
- a CDS encoding nucleotidyltransferase family protein, with protein MSGTKTTATPKAAELLVQLLAGADADAVAATDDGTWMAMAHEAARQGVLPLIHARIGRFPVGTVPAEVTAVVRERYSIGALWSTLIFRELDVIVDALAARGIPVVLLKGLHLAAAVYDDPALRAMGDLDVMVPRDRLADASRALTEAGFDTTEVADLDDFCLTNCHLPRMAPPGGRGLGVEVHWTIELPTSPFEIRPAELWASSRPFQVNGRDVLGLSPEHLILHLCLHACYHHRFDHTPLKQLCDVAVTLRQFDGQIDWDLLAGTAERWGIHSFVRFTLLLTREILGAEVPDTIQSLPADADEARLLENARAYILNCTIAMPVAFKSVVRAGSWPHRFRAGAVHMFPSPARMAAIYGTPRSPVRLALLYVMRPFDLLRRKGWLTLELLLPGRTRRRMRYTEQNRLLLKHSLNTWAREAGVRDNSG; from the coding sequence TTGAGCGGGACGAAGACAACGGCCACGCCCAAAGCCGCGGAGTTGCTGGTCCAGCTACTCGCCGGCGCCGATGCCGACGCAGTCGCTGCGACGGACGATGGGACGTGGATGGCCATGGCCCATGAGGCGGCGCGGCAGGGTGTGCTGCCCCTGATCCATGCGCGCATCGGCAGGTTCCCGGTGGGCACCGTTCCCGCTGAAGTCACGGCTGTGGTGCGCGAGCGTTACAGCATCGGCGCACTGTGGAGCACGCTGATTTTTCGTGAGCTGGACGTTATCGTCGACGCGCTGGCGGCACGCGGCATACCCGTGGTGCTGCTCAAGGGACTTCACCTGGCCGCCGCCGTGTACGACGACCCGGCCCTGCGTGCGATGGGTGACCTCGACGTCATGGTTCCGCGCGACCGCCTTGCGGATGCCTCGCGAGCTCTAACCGAGGCTGGCTTCGACACCACAGAGGTTGCGGACCTGGACGATTTCTGTCTTACGAACTGTCATCTGCCCAGGATGGCGCCGCCCGGTGGCAGGGGACTCGGCGTCGAGGTGCACTGGACGATCGAGCTGCCGACGAGCCCGTTCGAAATTCGGCCCGCGGAGCTCTGGGCGAGCTCAAGACCATTCCAGGTGAATGGTCGCGATGTGCTGGGACTGTCGCCCGAGCACCTGATCCTGCACCTGTGCCTGCACGCATGCTATCACCACAGGTTCGATCACACGCCGCTCAAACAACTCTGCGACGTTGCTGTCACGCTGCGGCAATTTGACGGTCAGATCGACTGGGACTTACTCGCCGGCACGGCAGAACGCTGGGGCATCCATTCCTTCGTCCGCTTCACGCTCCTGCTGACGCGAGAGATCCTCGGTGCGGAGGTGCCGGACACGATCCAGTCGCTGCCAGCCGACGCCGACGAAGCACGCCTGCTCGAGAACGCGCGCGCTTACATACTGAACTGCACCATCGCTATGCCCGTTGCTTTCAAATCCGTGGTGCGTGCCGGCAGCTGGCCACATCGATTCCGCGCGGGGGCCGTGCACATGTTTCCATCGCCTGCCCGCATGGCCGCCATTTACGGCACGCCACGCTCCCCGGTGAGACTGGCCCTGTTGTATGTGATGCGACCCTTCGATCTCTTGCGACGGAAGGGGTGGCTTACGCTCGAACTGCTGCTGCCCGGCCGGACGCGCCGCCGCATGAGATACACGGAGCAGAACCGCCTCCTGCTCAAGCACTCGCTGAACACCTGGGCGCGCGAGGCCGGGGTGAGGGACAACTCCGGCTGA
- a CDS encoding ABC transporter ATP-binding protein — protein MIGPAIRRRLPANLDLSPLRQGLVLVLQSGRRWLVAQIALMVLQSAIPLLALYLLKEIVDTVAAGLTAGDGASRLGFLVVLAGGVAILGAALRSLSALVTEVQSLRLSDHVQEILYRKSVEVDLEFYESTEYHDALLRAQAEAPVRPQRVVAAITQVGQAGLSLLAVTGLLLAFHWILTVALLAAAIPGLFVRTRFSARLYRWTRNRTQIERVTRYFTTLLTSIDYAKEMRVFGLGDEFRARHRRLRQQVRRERLQLTTRQRMQELAAQTLTVTAVFAAMFFIAQRALAGEISVGDVVMYFGAFQRAQDFFGEVLRGMANLYENNLFLADFVRFLGLQPTVVDPAQPRPFPSPLVTGIEFDDVTFRYPGTDQDVLKNVTFTIAPGEHVALVGENGSGKTTLVKLLCRLYDPATGAVRVDGVDLREISVDDLRSHFAIVFQDYAKFYLTARENIWLGNVSVPVDSDAIIEAARRTGADEVIRALPNGYDTLLGRQFENGVDLSIGQWQKLALARAFLRQTPIIILDEPSAALDPRAEAAVFDRFDELARDRTAIFISHRLSTVRRADRILVMVDGRIAEAGAHEDLVERAGVYASLFETQARHYR, from the coding sequence ATGATCGGTCCCGCGATCCGCCGCAGGCTTCCCGCGAACCTGGATCTGTCGCCGTTGCGGCAGGGCCTGGTGCTCGTGCTTCAGAGCGGTCGTCGCTGGCTCGTGGCGCAGATCGCCCTGATGGTGCTCCAGAGCGCCATTCCGCTTCTCGCCCTCTATCTCCTCAAGGAAATCGTCGACACGGTCGCAGCAGGTTTGACCGCCGGAGATGGCGCGAGCCGGCTGGGGTTTCTGGTCGTGCTCGCGGGCGGCGTAGCGATTCTCGGCGCTGCACTGCGCAGCCTGTCCGCTCTCGTCACAGAGGTCCAGTCGCTGCGACTGTCGGATCATGTCCAGGAGATCCTGTACCGCAAGTCCGTAGAGGTAGATCTCGAGTTCTACGAGAGCACCGAGTACCATGACGCGCTCCTGCGCGCACAGGCCGAAGCGCCAGTGCGTCCGCAGCGGGTCGTTGCCGCCATAACACAGGTGGGTCAGGCGGGGCTCTCGCTGCTCGCAGTCACCGGACTTCTCCTTGCGTTTCACTGGATCCTCACAGTTGCGCTGCTCGCCGCGGCAATCCCCGGCCTGTTTGTCAGGACACGCTTCTCCGCGCGACTGTACAGGTGGACGCGTAACCGCACGCAGATCGAGCGTGTGACACGATACTTCACGACGCTCCTGACCTCGATCGACTACGCCAAGGAGATGCGTGTATTCGGCCTCGGTGACGAGTTCCGCGCGCGACACCGCCGCCTGCGGCAGCAGGTGAGGCGAGAACGGCTGCAACTCACGACCCGTCAGCGCATGCAGGAGCTGGCGGCTCAGACGCTCACCGTAACGGCTGTGTTCGCCGCCATGTTCTTCATCGCGCAGAGGGCACTTGCCGGCGAGATCTCCGTCGGAGATGTCGTGATGTACTTTGGTGCGTTCCAGCGCGCTCAGGACTTCTTCGGTGAGGTACTCCGCGGCATGGCGAACCTTTATGAGAACAACCTGTTCCTTGCCGATTTCGTACGCTTCCTGGGCCTCCAGCCTACGGTCGTCGATCCGGCACAACCGCGGCCTTTTCCGAGCCCGCTCGTCACAGGCATCGAGTTCGATGACGTGACGTTCCGGTATCCCGGTACCGATCAGGATGTGCTGAAGAACGTCACCTTCACCATCGCTCCGGGCGAGCACGTTGCACTCGTCGGGGAGAACGGGTCGGGGAAGACGACTCTCGTCAAGCTGCTGTGCCGCCTCTACGACCCTGCAACGGGTGCCGTGCGGGTGGATGGCGTGGACCTGCGCGAGATCAGCGTGGACGACCTGCGCAGCCACTTCGCGATCGTTTTCCAGGACTACGCGAAGTTCTATCTGACTGCTCGAGAAAACATTTGGCTGGGTAACGTGTCCGTACCCGTCGATTCCGATGCGATCATCGAGGCCGCACGACGTACGGGCGCGGACGAAGTCATTCGCGCGCTGCCGAATGGTTATGATACTCTGCTCGGCCGCCAGTTCGAGAATGGCGTTGACCTCAGCATCGGCCAGTGGCAGAAGCTCGCCCTCGCGCGCGCATTCCTGCGGCAGACACCGATCATCATCCTCGATGAGCCCAGCGCCGCGCTCGACCCACGCGCGGAAGCTGCCGTGTTCGACCGCTTCGACGAACTGGCGCGCGATCGGACGGCCATATTCATCAGTCATCGTCTGTCGACGGTCCGGCGCGCCGACCGCATTCTCGTCATGGTGGATGGTCGGATTGCGGAGGCCGGCGCGCACGAAGATCTCGTCGAGCGCGCCGGCGTGTACGCATCCCTCTTTGAAACGCAAGCCAGGCATTACCGATGA
- a CDS encoding asparagine synthase-related protein translates to MPATVPETLLGAMREYGDGASYWAPDDVASPVALGCIPWRVTPEDVHYRGPERAAGDAVVVVVDARIDNRDELTAALGISSREATGLSDAALVLAAWQQWKHECPRHVVGDYAFAVWDAGSRELFCARDAMGQRVLFYHESPHGVELATTPHALACLPHVTAALDEQKVADFLVLLQRPESSFFRGIHRLPPGHTLTASRTGIRIERYWSPAPRRMLRLSSHEYVEAFVAVFDAAVRSQLRSAGTISMMASGGLDSASVAAVAADQLREQGRTLPTFHAAPRAGYTGQASRGAILDESADVEALARMHPAIDLHIRRTDGRSPLDDLDMFFRMSGAPPRNPSNMPWFLGIYAQAADAGTRVMLSGHKGNATISQDGLRSLRDSAVRAEWRRVWRETHALARTSGRGRRDVLRREVLMPLIPGAISTALRRLRGVEPQPVWDANLSAIHPEFARRMGVEERVRAANRHHHDLHRLSEMEFRLVVLAAGADVFDVYSGLRPWFGIETRDPTADRRVVEFCMAVPGSEYLQDGVTRSLLRRAMAGRLPDQIRLRTTYGMQGPDWTEWLPSIRADFGRELDRLETSQIARQCLDLPKMRRLVDHWPDRLERVHERTYPLLLLRGITMGRFIRWFEGTYA, encoded by the coding sequence GTGCCAGCCACGGTTCCGGAAACTCTGCTTGGCGCCATGCGCGAGTACGGCGATGGCGCGTCGTACTGGGCACCGGACGACGTCGCCTCGCCGGTCGCGCTCGGCTGCATTCCGTGGCGGGTGACTCCGGAAGATGTTCACTACCGGGGGCCCGAGCGAGCAGCCGGCGATGCGGTCGTCGTGGTCGTCGATGCGCGGATCGACAATCGTGACGAGCTGACCGCCGCACTTGGAATTTCGTCGCGGGAAGCGACCGGCCTGTCCGACGCAGCACTCGTGCTGGCGGCGTGGCAGCAGTGGAAGCATGAATGCCCACGGCATGTCGTGGGCGATTATGCGTTCGCCGTGTGGGACGCGGGGTCCCGGGAACTGTTCTGTGCGCGCGATGCCATGGGCCAGCGCGTGCTGTTCTATCACGAATCGCCACACGGCGTCGAGCTCGCGACCACGCCGCATGCGCTTGCCTGCCTGCCGCATGTGACTGCCGCGCTCGATGAGCAGAAGGTCGCAGATTTCCTGGTGCTGCTCCAGCGACCAGAGAGTTCTTTCTTCCGCGGCATACATCGGCTCCCACCGGGTCATACGCTCACGGCCAGCCGAACGGGGATCCGCATTGAACGATACTGGTCGCCGGCGCCGCGCCGCATGCTCCGACTCTCGAGTCACGAGTATGTCGAGGCCTTTGTCGCTGTGTTCGATGCGGCCGTGCGATCGCAACTGCGCAGCGCCGGAACCATAAGCATGATGGCCAGCGGAGGCCTGGATTCGGCGTCCGTCGCAGCCGTGGCGGCGGACCAGCTCCGGGAGCAGGGACGAACTCTCCCGACTTTCCACGCCGCACCTCGCGCGGGATACACAGGCCAAGCGAGCCGAGGCGCCATTCTCGATGAATCCGCCGATGTCGAGGCGCTGGCGCGCATGCATCCGGCCATCGATCTGCACATTCGGCGCACGGACGGCCGATCTCCGCTCGATGACCTCGACATGTTTTTCCGCATGAGCGGCGCACCGCCGAGGAATCCCTCCAACATGCCATGGTTCCTCGGCATTTATGCGCAGGCGGCGGACGCAGGGACACGTGTCATGCTCTCCGGGCATAAGGGCAATGCCACCATCAGCCAGGATGGGCTGCGCTCCCTTCGCGATTCTGCCGTTCGGGCCGAATGGCGCCGTGTCTGGCGTGAGACGCACGCGCTGGCCCGCACGAGCGGACGCGGGCGCCGCGACGTGCTTCGCCGCGAAGTGCTGATGCCGCTGATTCCGGGAGCGATTTCGACTGCGCTCCGGCGGCTGCGCGGCGTCGAGCCGCAACCCGTCTGGGATGCCAATCTGTCCGCTATCCATCCGGAGTTTGCCCGCCGGATGGGTGTGGAGGAGCGCGTGCGCGCTGCAAACCGACATCACCATGATCTGCATCGCCTGTCGGAAATGGAATTCCGTCTGGTGGTCCTCGCAGCGGGAGCAGACGTGTTCGATGTGTACAGCGGACTGCGGCCGTGGTTCGGGATCGAGACACGCGATCCCACCGCCGATCGTCGCGTCGTGGAATTCTGTATGGCGGTTCCCGGGTCGGAGTATCTTCAGGACGGCGTGACCCGGTCTCTGCTGCGGCGCGCCATGGCAGGCCGGTTGCCGGACCAGATACGGCTGAGGACTACCTACGGAATGCAGGGGCCTGACTGGACGGAGTGGCTGCCGTCCATTCGCGCGGATTTCGGTCGGGAGCTGGACCGGCTCGAGACATCGCAGATCGCGCGGCAATGTCTCGACCTGCCGAAAATGCGACGTCTCGTAGACCATTGGCCGGACCGGCTCGAACGGGTCCATGAAAGAACCTATCCGCTGCTTCTTCTGCGCGGAATCACGATGGGCCGTTTCATCCGCTGGTTCGAGGGCACCTACGCATGA
- a CDS encoding lasso peptide biosynthesis B2 protein, translating into MRRLPRLTGPEAVALAEALALCTAASIMLRVMRFSRVAARLGRHMSESPSHQARDSMAAVRLVAWAVAASARRLPWKPVCLPQAVTAQWMLRRRGIQSTLYLGTDPANQYNAHAWVRAGSVIVTGGDDPGRYIVVSTFA; encoded by the coding sequence ATGAGGCGACTTCCTCGTCTGACCGGACCTGAAGCGGTCGCGCTTGCCGAAGCACTCGCGCTCTGCACTGCCGCGAGCATCATGTTGCGTGTCATGCGGTTCTCACGCGTCGCCGCCCGTCTCGGCCGGCACATGTCGGAAAGTCCGTCACACCAGGCTCGGGACAGCATGGCCGCGGTCCGGCTTGTCGCGTGGGCCGTGGCCGCTTCAGCGCGCAGGCTCCCCTGGAAACCGGTCTGCCTGCCGCAGGCGGTCACGGCCCAGTGGATGCTGCGCCGTCGCGGAATCCAGAGCACGCTCTACCTCGGAACCGATCCCGCAAACCAGTACAATGCCCACGCCTGGGTGCGCGCCGGGAGCGTCATCGTGACGGGCGGCGATGATCCGGGACGCTATATTGTCGTCTCCACTTTCGCCTGA
- a CDS encoding PqqD family peptide modification chaperone → MSASSEIGLQTVVARSDEPVAVEVDGTVVMMSIDQGMYFGLEGVGSRIWALLDRPRRVSDVCEALTQEFDIAADACRREVLRFLEELRAAQLIRIHGEADEATSSSDRT, encoded by the coding sequence GTGAGCGCCAGCAGCGAGATCGGGCTTCAGACCGTTGTCGCCCGCAGCGACGAGCCTGTGGCGGTCGAGGTGGACGGAACCGTGGTGATGATGAGCATCGACCAGGGGATGTATTTCGGTCTGGAGGGCGTGGGGTCGCGGATCTGGGCGCTGCTCGACAGGCCTCGCAGGGTGAGCGACGTGTGCGAAGCGCTGACACAGGAGTTCGATATCGCTGCCGACGCCTGCCGGCGCGAAGTGCTCCGTTTCCTCGAAGAGCTACGCGCTGCGCAGCTCATTCGCATCCATGGCGAAGCGGATGAGGCGACTTCCTCGTCTGACCGGACCTGA
- a CDS encoding capsule assembly Wzi family protein: MRRLLTTVLACAALAPAGHLLAQSRATPFVPADHWSAYAVDHLHALGLAPAGTVRGERSRTVAEVQAVFRNAAERHDVARDYLRRFDAEFGSDSPGGIMLTHASVAAGAGTREGDVAHGTYSTWGEENWTGALAREDRSTATGRGALLVALGEYLAAGAVASGGPLRTAVDELYGVARIGDVALWGGRRMQGYGPGTSGMVMSGGVPVDGAGIRVEPFRLPWLFRHLGPVRGDITVALPDANGPVERPYFILTRGSIEPHPRVGFGVTRGGMIGAVDEHVSVGDVLLFLAGAHTDGSEYDNQVAAVDAWFRPPTGSLPLLLYVEWGAEDSAGSWWDVPGIIAGAELAAVPGLPWLSVVAERTSFEGSNSGNPPWYRHPIGFHDGWSMRGELLGHPLGGHGREWLVQSRANLMDGRLQLMARGFRRTRLAENVYAPERAGRSTGLAAGGDLQLRPGLALQVAGSTESGSGWRMTVVSGALQVYLPQMGQR; encoded by the coding sequence ATGCGACGTCTTCTGACGACCGTCCTCGCCTGCGCCGCGCTCGCGCCGGCAGGCCACCTCCTCGCGCAGTCGCGTGCGACGCCGTTCGTTCCGGCGGACCACTGGTCCGCGTACGCGGTCGATCACCTGCATGCCCTCGGGCTGGCACCCGCCGGGACAGTCCGCGGCGAGCGCTCCCGCACGGTCGCCGAAGTTCAGGCTGTGTTCCGCAACGCGGCCGAACGTCATGATGTTGCGCGCGACTACCTGCGTCGTTTCGACGCCGAGTTCGGCAGCGACTCGCCGGGTGGCATCATGCTGACACACGCGAGCGTCGCGGCCGGAGCCGGCACGCGCGAAGGCGATGTCGCGCACGGCACATACAGCACGTGGGGCGAGGAGAACTGGACGGGTGCCCTGGCGCGCGAGGACCGCTCGACGGCGACGGGCCGCGGTGCGCTGCTGGTCGCACTCGGCGAATACCTGGCAGCGGGCGCGGTAGCATCGGGCGGGCCGCTCCGCACGGCGGTCGACGAGTTGTACGGCGTGGCGCGGATCGGCGATGTGGCGCTCTGGGGCGGACGCCGCATGCAGGGGTACGGTCCGGGCACGAGTGGTATGGTCATGAGCGGGGGCGTTCCGGTGGATGGCGCCGGCATCCGCGTCGAGCCCTTCCGACTGCCGTGGCTGTTCCGTCACCTGGGTCCCGTGCGCGGCGACATCACGGTCGCACTGCCGGACGCGAACGGTCCGGTCGAGCGGCCGTACTTCATACTGACGCGAGGCTCCATCGAGCCGCACCCCCGTGTGGGATTCGGCGTGACCCGCGGCGGGATGATCGGCGCGGTCGACGAGCACGTGAGCGTAGGCGATGTGCTGCTGTTCCTCGCCGGCGCCCATACCGACGGCAGCGAATACGACAATCAGGTCGCGGCCGTCGATGCGTGGTTCCGCCCACCCACGGGATCGCTGCCCCTGCTGCTCTACGTCGAGTGGGGCGCGGAGGACAGCGCGGGCAGCTGGTGGGACGTTCCCGGCATCATCGCCGGTGCAGAGCTCGCGGCGGTGCCGGGTCTGCCGTGGCTGTCGGTCGTGGCGGAGCGCACGAGTTTCGAGGGATCCAACTCCGGCAACCCCCCGTGGTACCGTCACCCGATCGGCTTCCACGACGGCTGGAGCATGCGCGGCGAGCTGCTCGGCCATCCGCTCGGCGGCCACGGACGCGAGTGGCTCGTGCAGTCGCGGGCCAATCTCATGGACGGCCGCCTCCAGCTCATGGCGCGTGGATTCCGCCGCACGCGCCTCGCCGAAAACGTCTATGCGCCCGAGCGAGCCGGCCGCAGCACCGGCCTCGCGGCCGGCGGTGATCTTCAGCTGCGCCCGGGTCTCGCTCTCCAGGTGGCGGGCTCGACCGAGAGCGGCAGCGGCTGGCGCATGACCGTCGTCTCCGGCGCACTCCAGGTCTATCTGCCGCAGATGGGTCAGCGATGA